In one Deltaproteobacteria bacterium genomic region, the following are encoded:
- a CDS encoding CoA pyrophosphatase, which yields MLVPLVWTPEPVALLTLRPLHLSRHGGEVCFPGGRPEAGDEDLWATAVREAHEELGLVVAERLGELSAMPLYTSEFRLVPFVAAVADTPLRPDPSEVAAVLRLSIREVLEQPEIEGISFAVGDVSGIAPLFRTDGHVVYGATAYTFLELLEVLAPLYERTLPPVRPGAVVWQDLLRAPAE from the coding sequence GTGCTCGTGCCGCTCGTCTGGACCCCGGAGCCGGTGGCGCTGCTGACCCTGCGGCCGCTGCATCTCTCGCGGCACGGAGGCGAGGTCTGCTTTCCGGGTGGAAGGCCCGAGGCGGGGGACGAAGACCTGTGGGCCACGGCCGTGCGCGAGGCCCACGAGGAGCTCGGGCTCGTCGTGGCCGAGCGTCTCGGCGAGCTCTCCGCCATGCCGCTCTACACGTCCGAGTTTCGCCTCGTCCCGTTCGTGGCCGCCGTGGCCGACACGCCGCTGCGCCCCGATCCGTCGGAGGTGGCCGCCGTGCTGCGGCTGTCGATTCGGGAGGTGCTCGAGCAGCCGGAGATCGAGGGGATCTCGTTCGCCGTCGGAGACGTGAGCGGCATCGCGCCGCTCTTCCGCACCGACGGACACGTGGTCTACGGCGCGACCGCGTACACGTTCCTCGAGCTGCTCGAGGTGCTCGCGCCGCTCTACGAGCGGACCCTGCCACCGGTGCGACCGGGCGCCGTGGTCTGGCAGGACCTGCTGCGAGCGCCCGCGGAGTAA
- a CDS encoding CBS domain-containing protein codes for MLCREVMNRRTYVCDREASVSVCARIMRDHDLAFVPVVNTRMQVVGTITDHELVEKVLADARSANLPIARFMRPLSVSCRPVDPVDVARDRMVASGLTHLPVLDEGERCVGVISHADLGYLEHLQHLEELVRDANVRGPRRPQRPLARAEEGTVPAWPSEMDWAEPHATMRGQTAIVLHSRSAATRRGPGGPGR; via the coding sequence ATGCTGTGCCGCGAGGTGATGAACCGTCGAACCTACGTGTGCGATCGTGAAGCGTCCGTCTCGGTCTGCGCGCGCATCATGCGGGACCACGACCTGGCCTTCGTTCCCGTCGTGAACACCCGCATGCAGGTCGTGGGGACCATCACGGATCACGAACTGGTGGAGAAGGTGCTGGCCGACGCGCGCTCGGCGAATCTCCCCATCGCCCGCTTCATGCGACCGCTCTCGGTCAGTTGCCGTCCGGTGGACCCCGTGGACGTGGCGCGCGACCGCATGGTCGCCTCGGGACTGACGCACCTGCCGGTCCTCGACGAGGGCGAACGCTGCGTGGGCGTCATCTCCCACGCCGACCTCGGCTACCTCGAACACCTGCAGCACCTGGAGGAGCTCGTGCGGGACGCGAACGTGCGAGGGCCCCGGCGTCCGCAACGGCCGCTCGCGCGCGCCGAAGAGGGCACCGTTCCCGCCTGGCCGAGCGAGATGGACTGGGCCGAGCCGCACGCGACCATGCGGGGTCAGACGGCAATCGTCCTACATTCCCGCAGCGCAGCGACCCGCCGCGGCCCCGGTGGCCCGGGGCGCTAG
- a CDS encoding GMC family oxidoreductase, with the protein MGVGADQKTFDAIVVGSGPGGATVARELAKGGRRVLVLERGADYRRRRYYGTYLGALVYSDRRSLLFTEEGLNIVRPLMVGGATSMFAGCAAPPPPWFAGRYGVDLAPEVEETLAELEIEVLPAELRGEGSTRVAEAAQALGYPFAPQLKFMRPARASRFACGAHCMLGCRCGAKWNAAEYVDEAEAHGAELRTGAHVERLLFDGGRVVGVAGRQGGSAFEARAARVVLSAGGIGTPRLLQASGFAEAGEGMAMDATLMVYGTGKGAGVGLDPPMSWSWENEAEGYMLATLIDPWLLFPIMAAMKGPRHLLRWPHWSRTLGVMIKLRDEVSGGVFPDGRIRKPLGARDQARLATAEEVARNILLRAGAEASSLFSTPLRGTHPSATVRLGQLVSRDLEGPARGLYVCDASVFPEALGRPTVLTIIALGKRLARRLLEVDAA; encoded by the coding sequence GTGGGCGTCGGAGCCGACCAGAAGACCTTTGATGCCATCGTCGTGGGTTCGGGCCCGGGGGGAGCCACGGTAGCTCGCGAGCTCGCGAAGGGAGGCCGGCGCGTGCTCGTGCTCGAGCGCGGGGCCGACTACCGGCGACGACGCTACTACGGCACGTACCTGGGGGCGCTGGTCTATTCGGACCGCCGGAGCCTGCTCTTCACCGAGGAGGGGCTGAACATCGTGCGCCCGCTGATGGTGGGGGGGGCCACGAGCATGTTCGCCGGCTGCGCGGCACCGCCGCCGCCGTGGTTCGCGGGGCGCTACGGCGTGGACCTCGCGCCGGAGGTGGAGGAGACCCTCGCCGAGCTCGAGATCGAGGTGCTGCCCGCCGAGCTGCGCGGCGAAGGGTCCACGCGCGTGGCGGAGGCGGCCCAGGCGCTGGGCTATCCGTTCGCACCGCAGCTCAAGTTCATGCGCCCCGCGCGAGCCTCGCGCTTCGCCTGCGGGGCTCACTGCATGCTCGGCTGCCGCTGCGGCGCCAAGTGGAACGCCGCCGAGTACGTGGACGAGGCGGAGGCCCACGGCGCCGAGCTCCGCACCGGGGCCCACGTCGAGCGGCTGCTCTTCGATGGGGGGCGCGTCGTCGGGGTGGCCGGCCGGCAGGGGGGCTCGGCCTTCGAAGCGCGGGCCGCGCGCGTGGTCCTGTCGGCAGGCGGCATCGGCACGCCGCGTCTCTTGCAGGCGAGCGGGTTCGCCGAGGCCGGGGAAGGGATGGCCATGGACGCCACGCTCATGGTGTACGGCACCGGCAAGGGCGCCGGCGTGGGGCTAGACCCGCCGATGAGCTGGTCGTGGGAGAACGAGGCCGAGGGCTACATGCTGGCCACCCTGATCGACCCCTGGCTGCTCTTCCCGATCATGGCGGCGATGAAGGGCCCGCGGCACCTGCTGCGCTGGCCGCACTGGTCCCGCACGCTGGGGGTCATGATCAAGCTCCGGGACGAGGTGAGCGGCGGCGTCTTTCCCGACGGGCGCATCCGCAAGCCGCTCGGCGCACGCGACCAGGCGCGGCTAGCGACGGCCGAGGAGGTCGCGCGGAACATCCTGCTGCGGGCCGGGGCGGAGGCGAGCTCCCTCTTCAGCACGCCGCTCCGAGGCACGCACCCGTCGGCTACGGTGCGGCTCGGGCAGCTCGTGAGCCGCGACCTCGAAGGGCCGGCGCGCGGCCTTTACGTCTGCGACGCGAGCGTCTTCCCCGAGGCGCTCGGGCGGCCCACGGTGCTCACGATCATCGCGCTCGGCAAGCGGCTCGCGCGGCGGCTCCTCGAGGTGGACGCCGCGTGA
- a CDS encoding pyridoxal-phosphate dependent enzyme, with protein MRRWRLPGFDAGGGSDAPVLSTKELRARLDAVPRLPLAELPSPLEPLPRLSARLGRPIYLKRDDALGPALGGNKTRKLEYLLADAKARGARKVVTFGGLQSNHARLTAAAALGVGLEPHLFYFERRPRLLEGNLLLGALLGARLHFVPFGGGGDGGMTIERASRLVHLVAWLRLGPHYFIPVGGHNVLGALGYVRAALELHVQAKALGLGRARVVVASGTGGTLAGLWAGLSLLDSPLEVLGLDIGKLWRAFPRSVAHLAEGLCARLGVHRPFAARDAPLLEREFVGPGYARLHAPALTAMAELLRTEGVVLDPVYTGKAFAGLLALLASGRLGGAEPVIFVHTGGLPALYALSGSELPAGWGGSSAA; from the coding sequence GTGAGGCGATGGCGCCTTCCAGGTTTCGACGCGGGCGGCGGTTCCGACGCGCCCGTGCTTTCGACGAAGGAGCTGCGCGCCCGACTCGACGCTGTCCCCCGCCTTCCGCTGGCCGAGCTGCCGAGTCCCCTCGAACCGCTGCCCCGCCTGTCGGCCCGACTGGGTAGGCCGATCTATCTGAAGCGCGACGACGCGCTCGGTCCCGCTCTGGGCGGGAACAAGACCCGCAAGCTGGAGTACCTGCTCGCCGACGCGAAGGCGCGGGGCGCGCGCAAGGTGGTCACCTTCGGCGGGCTCCAGAGCAACCACGCGCGACTCACCGCCGCGGCCGCTCTCGGCGTCGGGCTCGAGCCGCACCTCTTCTACTTCGAGCGCCGTCCGCGGCTGCTCGAAGGGAACCTCCTGCTCGGCGCGCTCCTCGGCGCGCGGCTGCACTTCGTGCCGTTCGGCGGCGGGGGCGACGGAGGCATGACCATCGAGCGCGCGAGCCGCCTCGTGCACCTCGTGGCCTGGCTCCGCCTGGGCCCGCACTACTTCATCCCGGTCGGGGGGCACAACGTCCTCGGCGCGCTCGGCTACGTGCGCGCGGCGCTCGAGCTGCACGTACAGGCCAAGGCGCTCGGTCTCGGAAGGGCGCGCGTCGTCGTGGCGTCGGGGACGGGCGGTACGCTCGCCGGGCTCTGGGCCGGGCTGTCGCTCCTCGACTCGCCGCTCGAGGTGCTCGGCCTCGACATCGGCAAGCTCTGGCGCGCCTTCCCGCGCTCGGTCGCGCACCTGGCCGAGGGCCTCTGCGCGCGCCTCGGGGTGCACAGGCCCTTCGCCGCGCGCGACGCGCCGCTGCTCGAGAGGGAGTTCGTCGGCCCGGGCTACGCGCGCCTCCACGCGCCGGCGCTCACGGCCATGGCCGAGCTGCTCCGTACGGAGGGCGTGGTGCTCGACCCCGTCTACACGGGCAAGGCCTTCGCCGGGCTGCTCGCGCTATTGGCCTCCGGTCGCCTCGGCGGCGCGGAGCCCGTCATCTTCGTGCACACCGGCGGGCTGCCGGCGCTCTACGCGCTCTCGGGCTCGGAGCTCCCCGCGGGCTGGGGCGGCTCGTCCGCGGCCTGA
- a CDS encoding RsmB/NOP family class I SAM-dependent RNA methyltransferase yields the protein MQPAHLAQHHLHSASELLSTILGSSRPADKEMELFFRRHKELGLRDRGVVAEAVYGVLRRLRSLLYALEPGRAWPAEVSFPAEGSERKALCTRLVVAQLVTGGGLSTRELLRRGLREELETAAHTARAARPESFPPPVRAELPSWLFDRLAAGLGEAGALALGQAFSRAAPVDLRVNTLKAKRDEVSARLAEEGFPSTPTPWSPHGLRRQDHAPLFRTRAFQDGLFEIQDEGSQLVTFLVEPRRKERVADFCAGGGGKTLELAALMANTGTIYAFDTSAARLDRMRPRLARAGVDTVRVMHLENERDKTVRRLEGKLDRVLVDAPCSGTGTLRRSPDLKWRPCAVEELVARQTRILAAAATLVRPGGRLVYATCSVLREENDGVVEAFLAAAPDFALVPAAEILARRQIPLSLAEPVLRLTPLAHQTDAFFAAALERRGGQAADEPPQPAGSSEPESA from the coding sequence ATGCAGCCCGCCCACCTCGCGCAGCACCATCTCCACTCCGCCAGTGAGCTCCTCAGCACGATCCTCGGCAGCAGCCGGCCCGCCGACAAGGAGATGGAGCTCTTCTTCCGGCGGCACAAGGAGCTCGGCCTGCGCGACCGCGGGGTCGTGGCCGAGGCGGTGTACGGCGTCTTGCGCCGCCTGCGGTCGCTGCTCTACGCGCTCGAGCCCGGGCGCGCCTGGCCGGCCGAGGTGTCCTTCCCCGCCGAGGGGTCCGAGCGCAAGGCGCTCTGCACGCGCCTCGTCGTGGCCCAGCTCGTCACGGGCGGCGGCCTGAGCACGCGCGAGCTCCTGCGCCGCGGACTTCGGGAGGAGCTCGAGACGGCGGCGCACACCGCGCGAGCCGCGCGCCCCGAGAGCTTTCCGCCCCCCGTGCGCGCAGAGCTCCCCTCCTGGCTCTTCGACCGGCTGGCGGCGGGCCTCGGGGAAGCGGGCGCCCTGGCGCTCGGGCAGGCGTTCAGTCGCGCCGCCCCGGTGGACCTCCGGGTGAACACGCTCAAGGCCAAGCGCGACGAGGTGTCGGCGCGCCTCGCCGAGGAGGGTTTCCCAAGCACGCCGACGCCGTGGTCCCCTCACGGGCTGCGCCGGCAAGACCACGCGCCGCTCTTTCGCACGCGCGCGTTTCAAGACGGGCTCTTCGAGATCCAGGACGAAGGGAGTCAGCTCGTCACGTTTCTCGTCGAGCCACGGCGCAAGGAGCGGGTCGCAGACTTCTGCGCCGGCGGCGGAGGCAAGACGCTCGAGCTCGCCGCCCTGATGGCCAACACCGGCACGATCTACGCCTTCGACACCTCGGCCGCGCGGCTCGACCGCATGCGGCCACGCCTGGCCCGCGCGGGCGTGGATACGGTGCGGGTCATGCACCTCGAGAACGAACGCGACAAGACCGTGCGACGGCTCGAGGGGAAGCTCGACCGGGTGCTGGTGGACGCCCCCTGCTCGGGGACGGGGACCCTGCGGCGCAGCCCGGACCTGAAGTGGCGGCCCTGCGCCGTCGAGGAGCTCGTGGCGCGCCAGACGCGCATTCTCGCGGCTGCCGCCACGCTCGTGCGGCCCGGAGGCCGGCTGGTCTACGCCACGTGCAGCGTGCTCCGCGAGGAGAACGACGGCGTGGTGGAGGCCTTCCTCGCCGCTGCGCCGGACTTCGCGCTGGTGCCGGCGGCCGAGATCCTCGCCCGCCGGCAGATACCGCTCTCGCTCGCCGAGCCGGTGCTGCGGCTCACGCCTCTCGCGCACCAGACGGACGCCTTCTTCGCGGCGGCGCTGGAGCGACGCGGGGGTCAGGCCGCGGACGAGCCGCCCCAGCCCGCGGGGAGCTCCGAGCCCGAGAGCGCGTAG